From Bradyrhizobium sp. sBnM-33:
CGAAAGCAGCGGCGGGAGGGCGCGGGCCGCATAGACTGATGTGCCTTGCGCGTCGGTTAGCCGAGCCACCACCGCATCTATCAAGCTAAGCTTGGACGCGTATTTGCGCTTTACCAGTGTTTCAGTTGGCTCATCGCGAAAGATTAAGCCGTGCTTGGTCCGTTCAAGTAGGGGTGCCAAGTCGGCAGCAAGGCTCGATGCTTCCTCTTTTGACAACCGGAACGCTAAAGCCATTTCATCAACGGGTACGGGAGGTGGTAAGACAGCCAGCGCGCAAAGGAAGCTATCGATTGCACCTGATTTCGCTCCCTTGGAATCAGCAAGCTTAATGGCGCGCTCTATCCTGTCCTCGATCAAGGAGTCGAGGGGCACTTTCTCCGTAGATTCTGTTTCACCGGCCAACGAGCGGTCTGGTTCGATTAAGTTGGCGAGAACGCGCGGATTGCCTTCAGACCGGCTGCGAAGCGCGGTTATTTGGGCTGGGGTCGCTTCGGGCCGTCGCGCGAGAACGAAGGCTGCAGTCTCCTGGGCCGTGAACGGCTCGATCTTAAATGTACTGCACTCGGCCGTCCCAATTGCCAGGTCTTGCCGTTCGGGCCGCGCTGTCGCAATCACGATCAGTCCGTCGATGGGGGCACGAAGGGTCAGGCTTTCGAGGAGCGCCTTCGGGAAGGACAGTTGGCTCCGCTTTTCAGCTTCATCTGCCGCATTGTCGGCTGCGTCCATAATGACAACAAGTCGCGCCGACGGCTTGGTCCTGCGCAACGCCAATAACGCTTGGCCAAACCGTTCGATCGCGCTGCGGATGACTTCGGTTGGTTCAGACGACCGAGGCAGAATTGGATCACACAGGCCGCGGCACGCCAATTCATTGACGATATGCATCAGCCCACGCTCGGGCCTATGGCGTTCGTCGATGGGCGATCGATATGCGCCGCCGCCGAAGCAATCGAACAACACGACTTCGTCGGTCGATCTGAGTTGCGCCGCCGCGCTTTGTACAAACACTGTTTTGCCGACACCGCCTTCAGCATGAATGAGCCAGCGGCCATTCGATCTCAGACCGCTTAGAAAGCTGGTGAGTTGGGTGCGCTCGACAACCTCGCCAACGGGTGGAAACGCATCGGGGGTAGGCAGAAGATCATCTTCCTCTTGATCAGGGATAAGGGCGGCCAGGACATCGACCTTAACAATGAGCTTATTTTTCTGCCCCTCGGCGCCATTCTTGTCGCGTATGAGCTTTCTTAAATCTCCAATGCGAGCGCGTACCATAATATCGTTCGATGCAGACCAATCGGCGATAATACGCTCTGTACCCCGCTCGACGGACGCCAACTTGTCCGAACCTCCGATTAGATCAACGCGTTCAAGAAAAGCGGTCAGTGGCTTGCCCTTGAATGGGAGCGCATTAAGAAGCTGCTTGTGCTGTGCCTTTGCGCCCTTACTCTGAGGTTTGCTGCCGGACCGCGCCGCCGTGAGGGCGTCGGCAAGATCATCTGAGATCGGGCGATTAGTGAAGAGCGTGTAGCGGAACTTTTCGCGCGTGGGCGCGGTGCCGTGCTTTCGGGAAAAGCCCGCATCAGCGGTCGCGAATTTCTTTATGGTTTTCTTCGCATCTGAAAACCGCATGGGAGTTTGGTCACGGGCAACGGAATACTTGAACTGGGTAACGTCGATACGACTGGCTTTTGCGAAGGTCGGCTGCTTGCCATAGTAAAATGTGGCGTCGGCGATCTCGATCGCTTCCGTCGGCGCGCCATCTTCGATGTCTTTCGACAAGCCTTCGACCGTGATGCCGCAGAGTCCTTCGCGCGAATAGATGAGTTCGAGAGACCGCCGTGCTAGCCACGCTTCATGAAATTGATGACCATCCTTTGACGCACCAATGGGATCAATACCGGAGCGCTTCGAACGCAACGGCTTCTTCTTCGCGGGTTTCTTTTTGGCGGATTTTGGCAAGACGTTCCCGAATGGTGTTGTGGCGCAAAATAGCGAAATTTGTGATTCGCTATCATAGAGCGAAATTCGGTCGCGCCACGTCCGGTTGTGCACCGAAGGCGCTGTTTTTCCTTTATAGATTTCTCATTGCTCGCAGCGTACCGGCCGTCCCCACTGCCGGCTAGGGCGAAGCAGCAGACTTGTCCCATGATACGAACTGCCGCGACTATAATCCCAGCGATGTGATGGTGGATACCAAGTCTGAAACTCTCAAGGCTCGCGCGCCCTGACCGGAGCTTTAGGTAGGCCGGGAGAGAATTTTGGCGCTGCGTTGCTACTGAAATTGCTACTGAACAGCCGGGTACGACTAGGGAAGGCAACGAAAAGAGAACGCTGAATACGTCAAAGTTACAAAACAAATCAATTCGATAAGGGGTTAGGAGGGTCTAGGCGGGACATCGGCAGTAGAATTTCAAGACCGGTGCCTTAAACCACTCGGCCACCCTTCCTTGCCTTTACGATCAAGCGCTTAGCCGATGCGAAGGTGAAAACACAAGAGAAGAAATTGGATTTGGCGCCCTAGCCGGGAAGGGGCGATGAAAACGGTGCCGTCCCGTCGGGCAAGATCGACAATCGCCCGATGGCATCAATCAATGCGCTCCGCAAATCGACCGGCCGGCACAAGCCACGGCCGTTGAAGTGCGGCGCAGGACACGCGGCATCTTCGAGACAGCGGTCGAGGGAGCGGCCGATGCCTCCGCTCCCGCAACTCTCGGTGCCGGGCTGATCCGCGGGGCGCCTTAGCGCGTGAACATCAAGAACAGCAGGTCACCTGCCCGCAGGTTACGAATGGGGCGGCATCAGCCGCAAAGCGGGCGCTTGTCAATTCTTGCCGGGATCGCGTCGTCTAGCCCCGTCGCGGCAATTGGTTCGTGTACTGCTTAACCGAAAGCAACGGCCAGCAGGCCGGAGCACAGCAGCACGAAGCTGGCCGTTGCCAGGGCAAGAAATCCATTGGAGACAATGTCGTGGTTGCGCATGAGACACCTACCACATCAGATGCTCGTTAAGCTTTCCGAATCCCTGATCGGACCTACCGAGCCATTCTCTCTGAAGCGCGGGCGGCTAGCGCCGCCGGCCCTTCAAACGTCACGCTCGGTAACGATAGCCTTCAAACGCATGGGCAAGGAAAATGCCTGCGCTCACTAGGCCCATCACCGCTGTTACTGTCTCGATCATCGCACAAATCCTTTGCGCCCCTGCAGCGCACAGAACGACTGCACCGTTGCACAGTCAAAAAGATTCACAGGCCAGAATCGCATATCGGTCGTGAGTGATGATTTGATGCAACAGATTGTCTGAAAGCGGCACAGGACGGCTACGACGAAGGGCGCACACACAGCGAATCGAAGCGTTGCCGCCATAGTTCGACGGGACGCAAAGCAACCATTCATTCACCACGCAAGACCAGACCCCATTTCCGCCGTGTTCCGGTTGCGATATCTTCACCACCTGATGCGGAGGTGGGGCGCATCGTGGGGTAAGGCCGCAATGCTTCGACAGGCAGTCGGCCGCTGAAAATGGTAGTTGGGGTGATGGGGATTCGACGGCCAACAACAATCGTTCTGGCGGTTCGTGGTACGGTTGCCGTGGCAACATGCCTTGTCCTCGCCAATTGCGCCTCATCAGACAAATTCGCCAGGCGGATCGATCCCAAATACGGTGTCTCCTCCAGCCCCCGCGTGGTGGCGTTTGGAGAGCCCGTGCCGAAGGGCGGGGGAACTTACCGTATCGGCAAGCCTTACACCGTCGCGGGTCGGGCCTACGTGCCGGAAGAGGATCCGAACTATCGCGCGGAGGGAATGGCCTCCTGGTATGGCGATGATTTCCACGGCCGGCTGACCGCCAATGGCGAGGTTTTCGATATGACGTCGCTGACGGCGGCCCATCCGACCCTGCCGATCCCGAGCTACGCCCGCGTCACCAATGTCCGCAACGGCAAGTCGCTGATCGTGCGCGTCAACGACCGCGGCCCTTACCACGGCAACCGCCTCATCGACGTCTCGAACAAGGCTGCGGAACTGCTCGATTTCAAAGCAAATGGCGTCGCTCGGGTGCGGGTTGAATATGTCGGCCGCGCCCCGCTTGAGGGTTCCGACGACCGCCAGCTCCTGGCGACGCTGCGGACCGGCGAGCCCGCGCCGTCCCCGGCCACGGTCCGGGTCGCTTCGGCCCGCCCGTTTGTTCCCGAGATGCCGTCGTCCGCGGGCCGAATCCGGGGCGAGGTGCCGATGCCGGAGGGACGCCCCTATAGCCTCGGCAATACCGCAGCGGACCATGCCTCGATCAACGCGACCTCGGAAATGTCGGCCTCCAGCCGCTCGCGCGGCCGTGCCGCGGAAAATCCGCGGGCCGTGTCCTACGAGAACGAGGCCAGCTATGTGGCGCCACGCCAGGCTTACCTGCCGGTCGATCCACGCGGTCCAAGCGAAGTGCTCAGCGGCCGCGGGCTGTACTAGCCTTTCAGGAACGCGATCAGGGCGCCGTTGACCTCATCAGGCCGCTCCTGCTGAATCCAGTGACCGGCCCCGTCGAGTATGAGCTTTTGCCGCAAGTTCGGCAGCACGCGCTCCATCTCCTTCACCAGCTTGGCGCCGATCAGCCCGGTGATGACACCATCCTTCGATCCCGCGATGAACAGCGATGGCTGGTGGATTTGCGCGCCTTGCCAGGGTGCGGTCAGTTCCCAATTGCGGTCGATGTTGCGATACCAATTCAGTCCGCCGCGAAAGCCGGACTCCTGATAGACAGCCGCGAAATAGGCGAGGTCGGCCTCGGTCAGCCAGCCCGGCAACGGCCGATTCGGATCGGCGCCAGCGAGAAATCCCTTGCCTTCCTGAACAAATTGGTGGGCCGCCGGATCAGAGAACCCGCGCCCGGCCAGCACGATTCGCATCGTCTCTGCGACATCGCGCTCGAATTCGGCCTCTGCCACACCCGGCGCCTGAAAATACTGCCAGTAGAAATTGGTGATGCCGTTATTTCGCAGGGTCTCCAGCGGCAGGCCGCGTCCGCGGGAGGGGGGCGGAACGCTGAGGCCCGCCACCTTGGTGAAGATATCGGGCCGGAACATCGCCGCGTGCCAGGCAACCGGCGCGCCCCAGTCATGACCGACAATGACGGCCTGCTTTTCGCCAAGTGCCGCCACCAGCGCAACCATGTCGCCGACATTGTGGAAGATGGTGTAGGCGCCGACGTCCGCCGGCGCGCTGGTCCGGCCGAACCCCCGCATGTCGGGGGCTACGACATGGAAACCGGCTTCCGCGATGGCTCCGACCTGGTGCCGCCAGGAGTAGGATAGCTCGGGCCAGCCATGGCAGAGCAGCACCAGCGGCCCCTGGCCCTGTTCGACAACAAAGAAGTCGAGCCCGTTGACGGAAAGAGTGCGTGAGGTTGGCATCGCGTTTCCGCCCTGTTTTTCGTATCTTGTCCGGAAATTGCAGCATCGCAACGATACGTTTCTTCGTTCGGCACCGCAATCCAATCGACACCGCCACAAGTCCAAAAACCTGTGTTGTTTGCGATACTTCCAACTGTTAGAACGCACGGATTCAGGACATCGCCGATGGCAGCAGAGACTTCCGTTTCCCGCGAATCCGACACGGCGGCCATCTTCCCGTGGCGCGGCCTGATGGCCGCCGTCTTCGCGCTCTCGGTCGGCTGGGGCGGCATCGTGTATGCCGCCAACAACAGCGTGCAGGGCGCACCGAAGAAGGACGACGGCGGCTTCGATGGCGATGCGCCGACCGCGATCCTGGTCGAGGCTTCCAGCGGTAGCGTGCTGTTCGAGAAGAACGCCGACGAATTGCGGGCGCCGTCCAGCATGATGAAGCTGATGACGGTCGAGGTGGTGTTCGATGCCATCAAGCAGGGCAAGGTCAAACCGACAGACGAATATCGGATCAGCGAGAACGCCTGGCGCAAGGGTGGCGCGCCGGCCGGCGGCTCGACCATGTTTGCCATTCTCAACAGCAAGGTGTCGGTGGACGACCTGCTGAAGGGCGCGATCATCCAGAGCGGCAACGATTCCTGCATTGCGCTTGCCGAAGGCATGGCCGGCAACGAGCGGATTTTTGCCGCCGATTTCATGACCAAACGGGCGCGCGAACTCGGCCTGACGAGATCGACCTTCGGAAACTCCAGCGGGCTGCCGGACCCTGCCAACAAGATGACGGTTCGTGAACTGGCCAAACTCGCCCGCCACCTGATCCTGACCTATCCGGACATGTACAAATTGTTCGGCGAGCGAGAATTCACCTGGAACAAGATCCGGCAGCAGAACCGCAATCCGCTGCTGAACACGCTGAATGGCGCTGATGGGTTGAAGACCGGCCACACCAAGGAGGGCGGCTACGGCATGGTCGGCTCGGCTGTGCAGAACGACACGAGGCTGATTGTCGTGATCAACGGACTAGATGATCCCGACGATCGTGCCTCAGAGGCCAAGAAGATGCTGGAATGGGGTTTTCGCAATTTCGAGACGCGCACGCTGTTCGCGGCCAACCAGCAGGTCGGCTACGCCAAGGTATTTGGCGGCGAAAGCCGCTCGGTGAAGCTTGCCAGCCCCGAGCCGATCAAGGTGATGGTGCCGAAGAACGGCAACGAGAAACTGATCGCACGCATTGTCTACAACGGCCCGGTTCGTGCGCCGATCCAATCCGGCCAAAAGGTCGGCGTCGTCAAGGTGTGGCGGGGCCAAAACATCGCCGTGGAGGCGCCGGTCTATGCGGCTGAAGCGGTCGGCACCGGTTCGACCGTGCGTCGCGCCATCGACGGGGTCAGCGAGCTCGTCATCGGCGTGTTCCGCGCGAGCGCAGAGAAGCTCTGAGCATGACCCAGGCAACGCTGCACCGGCCCTCCGGACGCGGGAAGTTCATTACGTTTGAAGGCGGCGAGGGCTCGGGCAAGTCCACGCAGATCAAGAAGCTCGCCGAGCGCCTTACGGCGGCAAAGCTGCGCGTGATTGTCACCCGCGAGCCCGGCGGCTCGCCGGGCGCCGAAATCATGCGGCATCTCGTGCTGTCGGGAATGGGCAAGCTGCTGGGACCGGACGCGGAGACATTGCTGTTCGCCGCCGCCCGCGACGATCACGTTCGCACCGTCATCCAGCCCGCGCTCAGCCAGGGAACATGGGTGCTGTGCGACCGCTTCTCGGATTCGACCCGCGCCTACCAGGGCAGCCTGGGTCAGGTCTCTCCGATCGTGCTCAACGCCATGCAGCGCGTCACCATCGGTGATCTGAAGCCGGACCTCACCATCATTCTGGACATCCCGGTTGAAGTTGGTTTGCAGCGCGCGGCCGCTCGCCGCGGCAGCGGCGTACCTGACCGCTTTGAGTCAGAAAACCTGCAATTCCATCAGGACCTGCGCAACGCCTACAAGCAAATCGCCGCCGAAGACCCGCAGCGCTGTGTGCTGATCGACGCCAATGCCGATGCCGACACGGTTGCTGCCCGCGTCTGGACGGCGTTGCGCGAGCGCGTGTTCGCAATCCCGAGCCCGGCGGGGACAACATGAGCGCGCGCAAGGTCGAGCAGGAGACGGCGGTCAGGCATCCCCGCGAAACGGCCGATTTGTTCGGCCACCGCGAGGCGGAGACGGCGTTGCTGAATGCCTATCGCAGCGGCCGCATTCCGCATGCGTGGCTGATCGGAGGCCCGCAGGGCATCGGCAAGGCGACACTGGCCTATCGTATGGCCCGCTTCGTGCTTGCCAATCCCAATCCATTGCTGTCCTCGGTTCAGCGCGCCGAGACGCTGGCACTCGATCCGGGTGATCCCGTTGCGCGTCAGATCACCGCCGGCGCGCATGGCGGGCTGTTGGTGCTGGAACGCGGCCTCAACGATCGCGGCGTGATGCGGACCGTCATCACCGTCGATGAGACGCGGGAGACGATTTCGTTTTTCGGCTCGACCGCGGCGGTCGACGGCTGGCGCGTATGTATTGTCGATACCGTCGACGAGCTGAATCCAAACGCCGCGAACGCGCTGCTCAAGATCCTCGAGGAGCCGCCGCACCGATCGCTGTTTTTGCTTGTCAGCCATTCGCCGGCGCGCGCCCTGCCGACGATCCTGTCCCGCTGCCGCAAGCTGCCGCTGCGGCCGCTTGCGACCGACGACGTCATTCGTGCGGCAGCGCGGGCCACCGACATCGCACCCGATGATCCCGCACTGTCGGAAGCTGCCGATGCCTCGGAGGGAAGCGTGTCCCGCGCACTGACGCTGCTCGGCGGCGACGCGCTGAAGCTGCAACAGCGGACCGCGGCGCTGCTGGCGACCCTGCCGCAGGTCGACCCGCGTGAGCTGCATGCGCTTGGCGATGCGCTGGGCACCAGCGACCGGGTGGCGCTGGCTGCCTTCATCGACGGCATCGATCGCTGGATCGGCGAAAAGCTGCGCGTCGACGACGCCAACGCGAATCTACCCCGCCTTGCACGGCTGGCGGAGGTATGGGAAAAGATCGTCTGCGCCGCGCGCGACACCGAAGCATACAATCTGGAGCGAAAACCGCTGGTTTTCTCGGTGTTCGGGATGCTCGCGGACGCGACGCGGTAACCCTCCGCCAGATATCAATCCCGACAGTCTATGAGCAATAAAGGAATTCGTGGTGGCGACGGCTGCAAAGAAAGCTTCGAAAAAGAAGGCGAAGAAGGCTCGCAAATCGCCGCCCGTCAGCGCCAGCAAGAAGGCGGCGGCGAAAAAGCGTGCAGCCAGGAAAAGTGCGACCAAGAGCAAGCGCGTCGTGAAGGAGCGCGGCAAGGCTTCGAAAAAGGCCGCAAAGAAGGCTTCGAAGAAAACGGCGAAGAAGTCGACCAAAACAGTCGCCAAGAAAGCCGCCAAGAAACCGGCGAAGAAATCCGTTACCAAAACTCCGTCGAAAAAACGCGCGGTAACGCCACAGGAAGCGAGCCCTGCCGTTCAAGCGGCGCCGGTCGCAGAAATTTCGAAGCCCGCCGCGCCACGCGGGAAGCCGGCTCCCGCCGCCAAGCCGGCAGCGGCTGTCGAACGCAACACCTATTTCATCACGACCGCGATCGCCTATCCGAACGGCCTTCCGCATATCGGCCACGCCTACGAGGCAATTGCGACCGATGCGCTCGCGCGGTTTCAGCGGCTCAACGGCAAGGACGTCTTTTTCCTCACCGGTACCGACGAGCACGGCCTGAAGATGGTGCAAACCGCTGAAGCCGAAGGACTGGGTGTTGCTGAACTGGCAGCGCGCAATGCCGGCCGGTTCAAGGAGATGGACGAGCGCCTGAACGTCTCGTTCGACCGCTTCATCCGCACCACGGAGCCTGACCATCATCGTTCGGTTCAGGTGGTCTGGGATCGGATGCAGCAGAATGGCGATATCTATATCGATACCTATGCAGGCTGGTATTCGGTTCGCGACGAAGCCTATTACGCCGAGGAGGAAACCGTCCTCGGCGAGGACAATGTGCGGCGTGGCCCGCAAGGCTCGCCGGTCGAATGGGTCGAGGAGAAGAGCTACTTCTTCAGACTGTCCGCCTATCAAGACCGCTTGCTGCAGCTCTACGAGAGCCAGCCGGATTTCATCGGTCCGGATTCACGTCGCAACGAAGTCATCAGTTTCGTAAAGAGCGGCCTGAAGGATCTGTCGATTTCGCGCACGACGTTCGACTGGGGCGTCAAGGTGCCGAACGATCCCGAACACGTGATGTATGTCTGGGTCGATGCGCTGACCAACTATATCACCGGCGTCGGCTTTCCCGACGAGAGCGATCCGAACTGGCGCTACTGGC
This genomic window contains:
- the metG gene encoding methionine--tRNA ligase, which encodes MATAAKKASKKKAKKARKSPPVSASKKAAAKKRAARKSATKSKRVVKERGKASKKAAKKASKKTAKKSTKTVAKKAAKKPAKKSVTKTPSKKRAVTPQEASPAVQAAPVAEISKPAAPRGKPAPAAKPAAAVERNTYFITTAIAYPNGLPHIGHAYEAIATDALARFQRLNGKDVFFLTGTDEHGLKMVQTAEAEGLGVAELAARNAGRFKEMDERLNVSFDRFIRTTEPDHHRSVQVVWDRMQQNGDIYIDTYAGWYSVRDEAYYAEEETVLGEDNVRRGPQGSPVEWVEEKSYFFRLSAYQDRLLQLYESQPDFIGPDSRRNEVISFVKSGLKDLSISRTTFDWGVKVPNDPEHVMYVWVDALTNYITGVGFPDESDPNWRYWPADVHIIGKDIIRFHAVYWPAFLMSAGIPVQKRVYAHGFLFSRGEKMSKSVGNVVDPFNLADQYGVDQMRYFFLREVPFGQDGNYSHEAIVARINADLANDLGNLAQRSLSMIAKQLGGVLPEPSEFTDNDKAILAQADSMLETSRTAMATQQIHQWLNAVWAVVAEANRYFAGEAPWALAKTDPDRQKTVLYVTAEVVRQVAILTQPVMPDASAKLLDSLGIPNEKQARDFAALATRIKPGTTLPPPVGVFPRYIEPKAD
- a CDS encoding alpha/beta fold hydrolase is translated as MPTSRTLSVNGLDFFVVEQGQGPLVLLCHGWPELSYSWRHQVGAIAEAGFHVVAPDMRGFGRTSAPADVGAYTIFHNVGDMVALVAALGEKQAVIVGHDWGAPVAWHAAMFRPDIFTKVAGLSVPPPSRGRGLPLETLRNNGITNFYWQYFQAPGVAEAEFERDVAETMRIVLAGRGFSDPAAHQFVQEGKGFLAGADPNRPLPGWLTEADLAYFAAVYQESGFRGGLNWYRNIDRNWELTAPWQGAQIHQPSLFIAGSKDGVITGLIGAKLVKEMERVLPNLRQKLILDGAGHWIQQERPDEVNGALIAFLKG
- a CDS encoding septal ring lytic transglycosylase RlpA family protein, with protein sequence MGIRRPTTIVLAVRGTVAVATCLVLANCASSDKFARRIDPKYGVSSSPRVVAFGEPVPKGGGTYRIGKPYTVAGRAYVPEEDPNYRAEGMASWYGDDFHGRLTANGEVFDMTSLTAAHPTLPIPSYARVTNVRNGKSLIVRVNDRGPYHGNRLIDVSNKAAELLDFKANGVARVRVEYVGRAPLEGSDDRQLLATLRTGEPAPSPATVRVASARPFVPEMPSSAGRIRGEVPMPEGRPYSLGNTAADHASINATSEMSASSRSRGRAAENPRAVSYENEASYVAPRQAYLPVDPRGPSEVLSGRGLY
- a CDS encoding D-alanyl-D-alanine carboxypeptidase family protein; this encodes MAAVFALSVGWGGIVYAANNSVQGAPKKDDGGFDGDAPTAILVEASSGSVLFEKNADELRAPSSMMKLMTVEVVFDAIKQGKVKPTDEYRISENAWRKGGAPAGGSTMFAILNSKVSVDDLLKGAIIQSGNDSCIALAEGMAGNERIFAADFMTKRARELGLTRSTFGNSSGLPDPANKMTVRELAKLARHLILTYPDMYKLFGEREFTWNKIRQQNRNPLLNTLNGADGLKTGHTKEGGYGMVGSAVQNDTRLIVVINGLDDPDDRASEAKKMLEWGFRNFETRTLFAANQQVGYAKVFGGESRSVKLASPEPIKVMVPKNGNEKLIARIVYNGPVRAPIQSGQKVGVVKVWRGQNIAVEAPVYAAEAVGTGSTVRRAIDGVSELVIGVFRASAEKL
- the tmk gene encoding dTMP kinase — its product is MTQATLHRPSGRGKFITFEGGEGSGKSTQIKKLAERLTAAKLRVIVTREPGGSPGAEIMRHLVLSGMGKLLGPDAETLLFAAARDDHVRTVIQPALSQGTWVLCDRFSDSTRAYQGSLGQVSPIVLNAMQRVTIGDLKPDLTIILDIPVEVGLQRAAARRGSGVPDRFESENLQFHQDLRNAYKQIAAEDPQRCVLIDANADADTVAARVWTALRERVFAIPSPAGTT
- a CDS encoding DNA polymerase III subunit delta' — encoded protein: MSARKVEQETAVRHPRETADLFGHREAETALLNAYRSGRIPHAWLIGGPQGIGKATLAYRMARFVLANPNPLLSSVQRAETLALDPGDPVARQITAGAHGGLLVLERGLNDRGVMRTVITVDETRETISFFGSTAAVDGWRVCIVDTVDELNPNAANALLKILEEPPHRSLFLLVSHSPARALPTILSRCRKLPLRPLATDDVIRAAARATDIAPDDPALSEAADASEGSVSRALTLLGGDALKLQQRTAALLATLPQVDPRELHALGDALGTSDRVALAAFIDGIDRWIGEKLRVDDANANLPRLARLAEVWEKIVCAARDTEAYNLERKPLVFSVFGMLADATR